GCTTCCGATCTTGTTTAAGAGAAAAGAGCCGATTCCCTCGGTGCCATTGGAAATTGCAAGATTTCATTATGTGCCACATTGAAACTTCTGAACTTGTCACATTGCCATCGATTTGTACTTTTGTGTCTTCTATATATGCCAGTTAGGGAAGTTCAGAAGTTTGGAGTGAGATGGCAGTAAGAGGAGTCCAGAAGTTTCGATGGTACAAAAGGAAGCCATGTAAATAATTTTAGTGACACCAAGGGAATTGGCTCAAGAGACAACTAACGGCCTTGCCAACGGATACGGTCGCGCTGAAGCTTTTGGTCGGACTTGGACACTTGCCCCTGTGTAGTGGGCAACAATGTGTGATGAGCACGCAACTGGCTTCGCGTCACAGAAGGCCAATAATACACAAAGATTGATGGCGCAGAATGCGGTGGAGGGCATTGTTCACGTGGAAATCCAAAGCTAGATTTTACTGTGCTTCCCATGTTTCGTGATGTCCTTTGCTATCTGAAGCCGTGTGATTGTACCCATATGACATAGATTGATCAGTGAACCCGATGAAACAAGAGGAGTTGTTCCCTTTATCTTGCCGATTGCCTAGCTTAGGAAGTGCCATAGGAACCTATCCGAAATCAGCCCCTGGGGATAACGGTTTTTATCTAACTTTATCGATACCATTTTCTCATGTTCATAGGGCATTATTATTTTCCTGGTGATGCAGATCGACTAGACCATCATCACGTACATACGGTACTTAGCGGTGGTAAAGGATCTCAAATTCTAGCCGAGATAATCTAAGAGCCGGCTCTAATCTTGTACAATTTTAAAGTAAAAATATATAAGGATcaagttggattgtgaagagAGCACTAGGCCATAATCTGTTACCTATAATTGTATGTAGCTGGTGACTATGGTTAGTGACAGTAACGATGCAGTGCGTGGCATACAGTAATGTGGAGGATCTTTTAATGCAAAGTGGTTTGTTTCGTCGTTTTTCTAGGATTCCACAAAAGAGATTATGATCCTCGTCATTATCCTGGGATTCCACAAAAAAGATTATGATCCTAGAACACATTATATGAGTATCTTTAATTTGATGCAGGTAATAACTGTTTATACATGCTTAAGAGTAAAATGCACCGGTAGTTTCTAAACTTGTAAAGTGTGTCACTTAGTTCCGTCAACtccaaaaatccaaaaatgcaTTTCTGGATCCACAAACTTATAAGAATGTGTCACTTAGATCTGTTAACTTCGAAAGTGCATTTTTGGGTCCACAAATTTTTTAAATTATTCACTAGCAGGTTCATATATATTCATATTGTGCACGTAATGCTGACAGGACACGCGGACTGTACGTTTCCGAGACTACTAACATGGATTATATTGAGAATTGACGTTTTGCCCACCTTCTTCTTTTGAGAAGGAAATGACATCGGAACAGATATTAATAATCAATATTTCATAACAAAACTAGACTTCTGGTAAAAGTTTCGTTAGGTGAATACTAATAATAAAAACTATCTGGCCGGTATATGTGGCCCTACCACCTATATATAGGCGAGGGGCTACGTGTACCCACCTTTCTCTTTTGAGAAGGAAAAATGATGACATTTGGACTTTGGAACAAATGTGTTTCTGAAGGACCCGGCCCACATTATTAACCACATTTCATAACAAAACTAGACTTCTGATAAACAACATTACCTATAGTATCGTTGGGTTACTTATAATTAAGAAAAACTCTATGGTATGCCCCTACCACGCCTATCGTTGGATGCGTTAGCCCACCTTTTTTTTTAGCAGGAAAATGACATTTGGACCAAATGTGTTTCTGAAGGGGCCGTTCCCATTTATTTTTAATTTACAGGGATCTGTTTTTGTTCTATATCGTGCGGCCGTCATCTAGTCTACATTCCTCTCTCAAAAAAAAATGGAGAAGAGGCCTGGGGATTAATTGACTATCCGGGCAAGTGTAGTGTGTTCAGAATATCTGCCAAGTTTTGCTTGTAAGTGATCTGAAAACTACTGGCAGGTACATCAATTGACATTCACCCAAAATTTAGAACATGTTATGGCTGGCCAATAGAGCACATAAAGTATTTTAATAGCAACATTTATATGCTGCTTACTATTATGCTACACACACACACTCAGTCGGGTTGGTActagtttttttttgtttttatttctttcttttttgggTGAGGATCCGGTTGGTTTTTAGATAATGGAAAGAGTTGTGCCTTCATCCCCTTACCAAGAGGAAATCAGTCCACACATTGAGGTTGACGTTTGGGACAGCCGCTGAATGTAGCTAATTGCAAGTCAGTTGAGCTGCCCGAAACGTTAAGTAGTCTTGCCAAAAAAATGATTGCAGAAACGCGCAGATGATGGTTAACGTGATCAATGGATTGATAAGCATACTTGTTGCCCTTGATCATTGTGGCATGTGAAAATATTATGATCATAACTactgaatggagggagtagcAAGTATCTCTTCGATGATTGATAAACAAAAAAGTTCAACATGCATGCACCAAGTAAGGCCCAATCCCTCCTGTTCCCtcgaaaaggaaaaaaaagtaaTAATTCACATTTATATTTCATCTCATAAAACGTAATTCACATTTATAAACGTAAACAGAGCCTTTTATTTTGGTTTTTCAAATGGATCATGTACTAGCAGACTAGCTAGCTAGTAGTACTAGCTAGCGGTAATAAGCGACTTTAAAAACCAAAATAAAAGGCTTTGGTTACCGCTAGCTACGTACGTACGCCTGCCAGGCACCATGCCGGCCCGGCCCTTGGCATGATGGAGCGGAGGAGGATCCAGATTCTCGAGGCTTCCACAGGCACACTCATGGCCGGCACAAACAAGCAACCTCCTGTAGACGTTGCTTGACGACGACACGGCGACGTTTGCTTGCTTGCGATTTATACGTATAATTAATCGATGGGCGTCTGCGAGATGAGGAGCGCACGGCCATGCCGCGGGCTTTGCTTCCGGGCAAGTGCTGAACACGTAGGCCTGCCCTGTCGTCACAGCTTTCGCGCTGGACAAAATAAAGATTTGGTCAACGGTTGTGATGGTAGCCAAGAGTCAGTGTTGCATTCGCGCTTGGATTCCGCATCTTTTACGAGCTCGGGAAACTTCGATTTGGTCAACGGTTGCAGCCAACAGCTTGATATGCAACCGGAGACAAAATAAGCTACCGGCAGTCCGATATTGATTCGGACCAACTTATTGCACAAATCATTAGGATAAAGTGTAATTTTGATAAAAAAAAAAGTTAAGAATGGTTAAAACTACTCCCTCCATACTCAAGGGAACAAGACATTAcattttgatctgatcttcaaaGTTAAATTTTGATCATTATTTTATTGTAAAATATGCCATTTGCAACTATAGTAACAAATAACAATATATAGTGACACTGTTCAAAAATTGGAGCAACGCAATTTGTAGTATTGACTTAAATGTAGAGACGGTCcctttttcaaaataaaatagtgtACGCTTGACTTTCTGACCAAAATAAAATGCCATTTAGtctttccctttccctttcccAGAATATATTTCTTTTCCTAGTTCAAATGGGTCAGATAGCTCAAAGCACAAGCTAAAATTAAGCTGCAACTGCCCCACCGGAGCTGCTGGCTCACGCGACGGCAACGACGGCGCCGCTCGTCGTTTCTATACGCAGACAGGCCCCACCGCCGCCCTCCTCACCGGCTCACCGCACGTAGCACGTAGCCCATCCCCGTCGTCCCCGGCCTCGGCGACCTCTCCACCTCGAGCCGCCACGTCACAGCGGCCGCCAGCAAAACCCAAACCTATCGGAGGAACAGGAGGTCGATAGATCGAGGAATTTAATGGGCAAGGACGGCAGAGACTAGAGGGCTCGATCACTACCATCATTTTCCTCGAGGACAATGAGGATCCCTTTTTTTCAACCTTTGCGCGGCTTCCATCAGAAAATATTCTCGCTGTCCTTGTGATCTTCTCGTACAGTACATACGTTCGTTCTTGGACACTATACTACTTGTCCGGCCCAGTGTGGCCAATGTGTGAGCACTGAGCACCAAGATGGCGTCTCGTACAGTAGACCAACACAAAGATCGATGGGACAGAAGAATGCGGTGGAGGAAATTGCTTGTTCATCATTTCCCATGTTTGTCTGAAGCCCTTTATTGTCTGAAAATTATTAGGGGAGTGACGCATTATTTGGTCATCATCATCAGTTCGTGATTGACTGATAAAGTACGGCAAAATTTCAACTCCAGCCTGTGGAGTGTGGAATCCAGCATGCCAGACAATTGACTAGACATTAGTTAGTGGATGACTGGAGAATTTTCCACACAGGATAATGTGGTAGAAACTATACCGCGGTCCACTGTCTGAATGCATGTAAATTTTTTTTATTAGAAAATGACACAACATAACAAAAAGAATTGAGTGGGAGAAAAATGAATTTGTTATATAATAACCATTCTTCATGTGACCATTATCAGGAATCAATGTTAAAGAATGTGGAGGAGAACAAAATGACAGAAATACAATGGGATCTTCTCTTTCTCCTCATTTTTCTGATCCATACAAGAGTGATAATCTTCCCCAATAGTTTCTACTTTGATGTGGTCATCAATTTCTAGTACTAGTTTTATATTAGTTATCTGTCATAACTGTTGGTAATAATATATTTGTTGACAATTTACCGAAACTGTCGGGGAAACACAAAAATGATATATTTAGAGAAATATCGGCCACTCGGGTAAAAACAGTGAGGACTAGTACTAAAACTGATGTTAGCCGCTAATAAAATAATTACCACCAAAGATTAGAACTATATATGTATAGCCAGCGTAGATGAGAGAGTGAGTTAACAACAGATACCGGAATCTAGGTGATGGTATACGTGTTATTATGGACATCCACACTATTAAatagtttttgacttttgcataACACATTATAAAAAAGGTAACTTCATGTAAAAAAGGTAATACAGTCTTGCTAGGTTAACTAAGAAACAAGCCAACTTCTCTGGTGTGTCCCTCCACCACCTATATGCAAAAGGTGTTTCTCTCTAGCAGGAAAATTACCCACACCTTCTCGTTTAAGCAGGAAAATCAGCCACCTTTTCTTTTGAGCAGGAAAATGACACTTGGAACAGAAGTCAGAAGTGCTTCGGAAGGTTCCTGTTGTTCTTCCTTTTAAAggcccaaaaaataaaaaatcaaaaTCAGACGATTAAGTACTGCAACTTCTGCTTGTAGGTAAAACCACAGGCATGCAGTTACATCAACTGACACCGACCCGAAATTTAGATTCCCACATAGCGCCAGTATGCAGTACACATATAGAGTAACTTAACGAATAACAGTATTAATGTTGCATTATCTTATGTAGACGTGTCAATGCGATAGCTTACGTGGCTGCTACGGAGGCTACACGTACACACGACGTGTACCTTGAACTATCTTTTACCAGCCCCCGTTCCCATCCGCCCTAGCTTAGTTTACACGTACACTCATGCGTCGGTAGACGTACGCATATAGGGACACCTTTATTAGTCAAGTTCATCCTTGATGTCGACTCGTGATGCTGCTTAATTATTATACGAATACACTCCCTCCGGTCGGTATTACTCGACGTTTTCGACAGCAGTCGAGTGTGTTGCTAATTGTGTTGCAGGTTGGATTGGTTGTTCGAAACGTCACTGATTTTAATTTAGCAGGAGATTATATACATATTTATAAATATAAGAGTTCAGCATGCGTGTGGCGATTGTTCACATTTATAAACGATCAAGATGGCACGGAGTAGATCTAGATCAGGCTTCTTCCACGACGCTGAGTGCCAGCACGAGGACACGTCAGCCACGGCGGTTTAAAATTTTTAAGCTTAGTCGCATCACATTGGATGTTTgacaccaattagaagtattaaatataagctaattataaaatccattgcataaatgaagactaattcgcgagacgattCCATTAACCTAATTAGACCATGATTTGGTAATATTATGCTAtagtaaacatatgctaattATGGGCTAATTAGTATCAATGGGTTCTTCTCGACAATCAGCCGCGACTTAtgcaattatttttataattagctcTTATTTAGTCTATCTAACCTGTGTCAAAAAAgatgactaaagtttagtccctaGAATTCAAACAGGACCTAAATTATCCAGGCCGGCCCGGCCCCTTGTCGCGTTGCAAAGGCTAGCTATTGCCTGCCCGCGTTAGGTTTATTTCCTTCCTTAAGATGGTCCTAATTGCTTGCGGTTTTGTATATTAACCGGCGGGGTTTTTTTCGCGTGAAGAAAGCATTAGCCATTTGCGAGCAAATGCTGAAAGCGCAGCCGCGTAGGCATGGCCTGTCACGACGGCCTTGCAGAGGATATATATGATTCGTGCTAGGGCAGCGGTGAGTCAGTGTGGCACTCGCGCTTGAATTCCTCGGCCGTGTGATCATACGGCCCCGGAAACTTTGGTTCCGGGTAGGTCAAGGCCTGCGTAGCCGTATGGAGCTCTGTTCACTGTCGTTGCCAACAGCTCGGCGCCAGCAGGGAGGCAATACCCACGGTTCTAGTGCCCATGCCAATTAATTTCTATCCTTACGGTGGAACGGTGGAATCTGCCCACCCAGATTTGTTCCTCCAGACAACAATAAGTGGATGTTTATTTTCTCCTCCGAACTACACACCTACTATTGGTCACATATATACCCTTTCaaattttttatatataaaaaataaaaatttttatatataggaaaataaaaataaaaaaataaaaaagttaactccaaatattttcatatatatatatataaatttaAAGAAAAAAATTTGATCATCataaaaaaatattatatacTGTTAATTTGTATAAAGACAATATATACGACAACTTATTGCAGCTGCAACCAAACAACTTTCAATTTTTTCACCACAGCCGTCTCACGGCGCTTTTTTCTTTTCACACCAGATATCTGACGTGAGCTCACATGTAAGTATGTAACAGCCGAACCAAAAGCGCCCTTTACCGGTCACCCCCACCGAAGCTGCTGACGGACGCGACGGCGCCGCTCGTCGTTTTTATAAACACCAGCGAGCCGCCGACACCGCGCCGCTCTGCCCTTCCCACCGCACGCAGCCCAAACCCCCCTCCCTCCCATCCATCATCCCCGTCCCCGACCTCTCCTCCCACAGTCCCACCTCGAACCGTCACATCGCATCGGCCAAGCGGCGCGCGCACGCGGACGCGAGCTAAACCCAACCCCCAAGACCCGGCAGGCGCGGGGGGGAGGAGCGGGAGGAatggcgggcgcggcggcgcggaagaAGCGGGTGGGGAGGTACGAGGTGGGGCGCACCATCGGCCAGGGCACCTTCGCCAAGGTCAAGTTCGCCGTCGACGCGGAGaccggcgccgccgtcgccatgAAGGTGCTCGACAAGGAGACCATCCTCAGCCACCGCATGCTCCACCAGGTACCCCCGCCTCGCCCCGTCCTCATCCGCTCCCCCATTTTCGGTTTGGTGGTGGAACATCACGAAGTCAAATTGGACTCCTACTCCCCATTGGAGCTTGATTTTTTGTTTCTTTCGGTGAGGGGGAGGCCAGGTTAGCTTGATTCGAGCTGCCCTTTTCTCTCCGATTCCAACCGAGCTGCCTAGTACAAGACGGGATCATTGAATTTTCCATCGAAAAGGTGGGGAATTCCGGCGCGGGGCCGAGCCGAATATACCTCGAGCGCAACTCGGCCACACAGTAATCCCAACTTGCGAGCAGCAAGCGCATCCTAAACTTTATTGAACACCGTCACTTGTACTTTTTTTTCCATTCCTTTTCTGTACAGGAAAAAAACTACCACATTATTTCCACACTCGATTTCAACTATGATGTTCTTTTTGAGGGAAACCTTAGGAGGAGGGGCTGTCATCCTGGAATTTTGAATCCGCGAACACAATTACGAAAATTTGGTGGAATTCAGCACCACCGCCGCTAATAAGGGGTGCAAGTGTTTGGTTTCGATTTGTTAAACTGAATATATCTTGTGAGATTAGCACGGTTGATTCAGGCATTTCGGGCTTTCAGAGGTTCTGTTTTCAAAAGTGTGGACATTTGTTATTTCCTCTGCttatataaattgtaaatgactAGAAACTTAGAAAGTGAAAGGTTTTTCCAGCCTGACACTATCGCTTTCTTTTCCCACAATGGATAGACCTAATTCCATTAAGCAAATAGAAGTAAACGGCTAGTCGTTCATCAAGCCAAAATGGTAAGGTGCACAATAGTAAATGACAGCAACAGAGAGTTGCGTTTCAGGCTTCATACGTTATCAGACCAACTATTACTACATAGCCTAAGTAAAACCAGTAAACTACTAGCAAAGCAAAGCATCAAGTCTTGAACCCATCAAAACACTACAAGCCCACAAAACGGTATCTTCTTTTCTTAACAATTGTGGATTACCTCTTACCAGTTAAGCGTATATCTTTTATGAGTTTattaaaaagaaaatgaagtttTGATTTCCTTACTCCAATGACTTACTACTTGTTTGCTGCCAGATCAAAAGGGAAATATCAATAATGAAGATCATAAGACATCCCAACATAGTTAGGCTTAATGAGGTATGTGGTGTGCCATAATGGTGCTTATAATTCTCTCTATTTTACCTATCTAATCGTATTATACTGAAACTGTACTCACAAATTTAAAACCCTATATATCACCTGGTTTGCCTTCTTTACTAGCATTTTCATTACTTTGTAGGTGTTGGCAGGGAAGACAAAGATATACATAATCTTGGAACTTATCACTGGAGGTGAACTGTTTGATAAAATAGTAAGAATCTTATGTTCTATGACATATCCAAAGTAGCTTAGCTGTCTATTGCTGCATTCTATACGTCATATATTTTAGCAAATTTTACGGTGATCAGAATTAGTCATAACTAGCTTCAGGTTTATGCTAATTATGTCTCATTAGTTGATTTAAAGTGTTCCTTCCTTCTCCTAAATTATAATAATGCTAACTGCTGCCCTACTTGAAATATACCATTTTCTTAAAAAGCCCGAAAACTATACCTTTTTGTTATTAGGACTCTGTTTCTGTATGCGAACTCGACGGTATCATGTTGTCACCCATAATACGAGAAAATTTTACCCAGCAGATAAGGCCCACTACCTATCTATGATTCAATAGACAATTCCTGCCTATAGCTTTTACAAGGAATATTCTTATATGATTGAGTAAGACAAAATAAAGTACAAGTGTTTAATTAAATGAGACGTGAAGTCAATCCATTTGTGACCAAAAATGCGTGAAGCTGCAACTGAGTTCTTGGGGAGCATAGATCACTTTTTAACATATCCTTGCATACTCTGTAAGATATCAATCCCTTTTTTGAATTAAACAACTTGGTGAACTTTGAGGGAACTAGGTGACTTTAATATTAAGAAGAAATAGGCAcccaaatttgagatgattcaGACTCGAAGCGGGGTGTGGGGTGTGTGTGCACCCTCAGCCCACTTGGTTCCTACACCCTTTTTAAGAATATTAATCTACAgtaactgagtgtagcagagatgcgtatgctgcgttggttctgcgggcatacaagaagggatagagtccggaatgaagagattcgagatagggtcggggtggcacctatcgaggagaagttgattcaacatcggttgagatggtttggacatgttcaacggaggcctcccgaggcgccggtgtgtagtggagttttaaagcggggcgataatgtaaagagaggtagaggtagacctagactaacttgggacgagacggttaagagagaccttaaggagtggaatatcgctaaggaattagctatggataggagcgcttggagattagcaattaacgtatctgaaccgtgacctttgttactttttgtttaacccctaactcttcctttggcttgtgccctttttgtgttttttgtgttcttattcttgttttctgtgggtttcatctctagcctaccccaatttgcttgggacaaaaggctaagttgttgttgtaaTCTACAGTAGCTGATAACATCAAATATTTGTAGGCTCACCATGGGAAGCTTCGCGAGAATGAAGCCCGGAAATACTTCCAGCAGCTCATTGATGCCATTGATTATTGCCACAGAAAAGGAGTTTATCATAGGGATTTGAAGGTCTCTCCTCGATAATTGATGAAAGTATCATTTTTAAACATTCATTTATTGCATTTCTCACACTGACAATTTGGGCTTTGTTCTGTAGCCTGAGAATCTGCTTCTTGATGCGCGTGGAAACTTAAAAGTTTCTGATTTTGGACTTAGCACACTGTCTCAGAATGTAAGTTTGGTGATTTCTATTGTTTTGCTGCCAAGTTATATTATTATGCTGATAAGGAGCTTCCCCCAGGGAGTAGGCCTTCTTCACACAACATGTGGAACTCCGAATTATGTTGCTCCTGAGGTATGAACCACTGCTAAAAACTACTAAATCGTCTAAACATGTGTTCTGGGTAAATGCTCTCTACTGAAACAACAAACAAATTTCATTGTCCGCTAGCTACATCATATGCATAAATGATCTTTTAAGATTTTCTTTTGACCAAGGCAGGAGCTATGCTATTCATTCAAGAAGATCTATTACAAAATTTATGCATAATAAGTTAAGGGTTCCTTGAGGATGGACATTTTAGGGTTAGATTCAGGAGTCATGGAGGACGCTATTCTGTTGTAATGAAAAATTTGTCTATTCTGTTTGCCATGTTCATTCTAAGCTGTAGTTAGTTGCATGTTCTTCACTAATTTCTCTTGTGTTTATCAATGTTGTTATCTTTGACATCTTTTTCACTAAAATTATGAGTGTCTCAGTACATATATATTCTGTATTCTTTAACATGGATCACTATTTTAGGTGCTAGGCAGCAATGGATATGACGGATCTGCAGCAGACATTTGGTCATGTGGTGTTATTCTCTATGTTTTAATGGCTGGTTACCTTCCCTTTGAGGAAAATGACCTTCCAAGCTTGTATGAAAAGGTACCAGCTTCTTTTGAACTGTGTATTTCTGCATATATTATTATCTCCCCAATATTGTTGATTCACACAATTACTTGGCTCATGTAACACTAAAACCCCTCCTCTTACTTTTGCATTCAAGATAACTGCAGCTGAGTATTCATGCCCATATTGGTTCTCTCCAGGAGCCACGTCATTGATCCGGAGAATACTTGATCCAAATCCAAGAACTGTAAGTAAAAGCACAAACTTATTTTGTTCCAGTATTTGGATTTGAAACAATGCTTATCGTGCGACTTTAAGCTTTCAGAAGATTTTGATTACCGGTTGCTCTGTTAATTTACCTTCAGTCCATACTGAGAAACTCTTTTAAATATTTTATCTTATATTTCTTTGTATTGATGTTCTGATATGTGTTTGAGAATTCCCATATACCAGGTCAATATAAGAACTTGCcataaaaacttaaatacattTATTGCAAAGCATTTTTTACCTAGCATGTAGCATTTGGTATGTGTTCCAGTAATTAGGTTGTGAGGACAGGTCGTTTTTCTTAAATTTTCAGGTGCAAATGTAACCCGTTTTGTCTAAGGGGTATGTGGGTACTGTAATTGTCTTCTTCTATTAATGCAACGATATGCAGCTCTCCTGTGTCTTCTAGAAAAAAAAACTTGCCATAACAACTTGTATGCATTTATTGCAAAGCATCTTTTACCCAGAATGTAGCATTTGATATGTGTTTGAGAAATCCTATATACCAGGTTGATATAAGAACTTGCCATAACAACACATACACATTTATTGCAAAGCATCTTTTACCTAGCATGTAGCATTTCAGTTATCTGTATTCACAAATAAATTGATGGTATCAGCTTCTCATGTATCTGCCCTGTTTCTTTCCAGCGTATCACTATTGAAGAAATAAGGGCAAACCCATGGTTTAAGAAGAACTATGTAGCTATTAGGCGTAGTGAAGATGAAATTGTCAGCCTGGATGATGTCCAGGCAGTTTTTGACAATATTGAGGTTTGTGGAACATTATTAATTGGTTAATCCAAGCAAGTTACTTAAACACATTTATCTCCTTTCAGAGTAACCAGAAAGATCCCTATTGTTCTATTGTCTATTTGAAGCCGAAGGTTTTTGTTTCTGCAGTTGATTTTATACTATGTTTCTTTTTTCAGGACAAGTATGTATCTGAGGAGGTTACTCACAAGGATGGTGGTCCTCTTATGATGAATGCCTTTGAGATGATTACACTATCGCAAGGTTTGGATCTCTCAGCGTTGTTTGATAGGCAACAGGTAATTTGTAACTCTTTTTAGTCAGCATAGTGGACCATTGTCATGGGCATACGTTAGATGGACCTGAACTCAAGTAGCACGACCATGCTAATTGAGAGCAATTGAGATTGCCTGGAATAGTAGATTGATTAGGGTATACAATACATGTACATATATAGGCAGCCCTGAGAGAGGTTTAGAGAATCACAACCAATCAAGGGATAACCTGCCTAACCTAACCATCCAGGCATGGCAGGGAGCCAGCCATGGGCCTGGCGTCCAGGCCCATCATGCACACAGCACAATATTCTAACACTAATGTCCAGCAGCTGCACCACAAGGGTAGGGATAGAGGGGATTCTAGGAACCTCGATTGTTTATTGCTTAATCAAAAGAGACACAATCCCACAGATGGATTGATTTGACCTTTGAAAACTAATCCCTATAATTAAGGAAAcaattcaatctaatcttataCCTAAATAAAAAAGTGTATCCTAGGGCCACCTCCAACAGCGCCATGTTTCTGTTTCGCGTGAACAGTAACCATCATATCATGGCCTGGGGCTGCTGCTCCATCGGATGGGCCCTAGTGGGCCATACATGACAGCCATTTAATATGGCGCTATTAATTAGCACAGTGAAATTTGAAATGTTTGTATGAAAATCATGTGGAGATATGAATTTAACTTGTCAGCTCTTTTCCCCATCATCAATGTTTCACACCACTTCATCTGTGCTACCTGCTGCCTTGCTGGTGTTGTCTTCTATTCCCCCCAGTTCCCATAAAGTACTCTTGAGAAAGAAAATGAATTTGGTAGTATATTTCCTGTTTAACAAACAAGTTACAACCTGATCTgttttttctcctttttttgTTCTTGTACATCAGTTATTTAATTATCCTAATTGATTGATACAGATTTAACATCTATTATGGATCAAAGACCAAACCTTGGCACTG
The genomic region above belongs to Panicum hallii strain FIL2 chromosome 4, PHallii_v3.1, whole genome shotgun sequence and contains:
- the LOC112889237 gene encoding CBL-interacting protein kinase 24, which produces MAGAAARKKRVGRYEVGRTIGQGTFAKVKFAVDAETGAAVAMKVLDKETILSHRMLHQIKREISIMKIIRHPNIVRLNEVLAGKTKIYIILELITGGELFDKIAHHGKLRENEARKYFQQLIDAIDYCHRKGVYHRDLKPENLLLDARGNLKVSDFGLSTLSQNGVGLLHTTCGTPNYVAPEVLGSNGYDGSAADIWSCGVILYVLMAGYLPFEENDLPSLYEKITAAEYSCPYWFSPGATSLIRRILDPNPRTRITIEEIRANPWFKKNYVAIRRSEDEIVSLDDVQAVFDNIEDKYVSEEVTHKDGGPLMMNAFEMITLSQGLDLSALFDRQQEFVKRQTRFVSRKPAKTIVATIEVVAESMGLKVHSQNYKLRLEGTSYNRMSQFAIVLEIFEVAPSLYMVDVRKVAGDTLEYHRFYKNLCSKLDSIIWRPIEVSAKSTLLRTTTC